From a region of the Triticum aestivum cultivar Chinese Spring chromosome 7D, IWGSC CS RefSeq v2.1, whole genome shotgun sequence genome:
- the LOC123170790 gene encoding syn-copalyl diphosphate synthase-like has translation MLAYVMTTDSWDEYLPIFENIREVALVRFSTGVIKVFGPQYLREPTTVDKERFMALSEARGWPVCLLEAKAQPMVETANMHRCTCDTVACLEKIGSELHVKIIKAGDEPSKLSHMIETIRVALSSMGGGEISVSAYDTAFIALVKNLDGGDRPQFPSSIDWIIQNQLPDGSWGDSSFFLVQDRLMNTLACVVALTSWNLYVDKCEKGMHFIRENIWRLAEEEEDWTLIGFEICFPSLLCMARDMDLDIPQDDPAFEAIYSKRNQKLNKIPSDVLHTMPTTLLHSVEGMAHLDWKRLLPLQCSDGSFFSSPAATAHALKETGDLKCLNFLDEVIKRFEGGASCVHPVDLFERLWAVDRLTRLGISRHFTREIEECLDYTYRYWTENGLSHAGSCAASDIDDTAMGFRLLRLHGYHVNPCVFKKFEKDGEFFCFPRQSSQSVTAIYNTYRAAQVAFPGKKDDVLRRAERYCRTFLQERRASNKLSDKWVIPKDLPGEVGYALDFPWKASLPRIETRLYLEQYGGSDDVWIGKVLYRMPLVNNDLYLKAAKADFYNFQQMCRLEWHDLKRWYDRNNLQMHGLSESSALRAYFLAAANIFEPNRAAERLAWARTVILTDVVSAYFQRNGCAPDLRERLSTSNLTRDRHHSLSRVAIMDWTENSILHVLQELIMDLGKFDSATDTLRKAWKDWLMAWTAEERSGPCEWSTALLLVRTIEVCSGRHNSTDHQLNVWEYTQLEELTSSICRKLASRVLAKRGHRMENIEDIDRQVDLEMGELAHHALQSCNGIRKLTGQTFLHVVKSFNYVALCSYETIDCHIYKVLLEDVI, from the exons ATGCTCGCCTATGTCATGACTACAGATTCGTGGGACGAGTACCTCCCGATATTTGAAAACATACGCGAAGTTGCATTGGTGAGGTTTTCTACTGGGGTGATCAAGGTGTTTGGACCGcagtacttgagagaaccaactACCGTAGACAAAGAAAGGTTCATGGCACTATCTGAAGCTAGAGGGTGGCCAG TGTGTTTGTTGGAGGCAAAAGCGCAACCGATGGTAGAGACAGCTAACATGCATAGGTGCACATGTGACACAGTTGCATGCTTAGAAAAAATAGGTAGCGAGTTGCATGTAAAAATT ATCAAGGCTGGCGACGAACCAAGCAAGCTTTCCCACATGATCGAGACCATCCGAGTGGCGTTGAGTTCGATGGGTGGAGGCGAGATATCTGTTTCAGCCTACGACACTGCCTTCATCGCCCTTGTCAAGAACCTAGACGGAGGTGATCGGCCACAGTTCCCCTCCAGCATTGACTGGATCATTCAAAACCAGCTACCAGATGGTTCGTGGGGTGATAGCTCATTTTTTCTGGTCCAAGACCGACTTATGAACACCCTAGCATGTGTTGTGGCGTTGACGTCATGGAACCTTTACGTTGACAAGTGCGAGAAAG GCATGCATTTTATCAGAGAAAATATATGGAGATtggcagaagaggaagaagattgGACGCTAATCGGCTTCGAAATTTGCTTCCCCTCGCTCCTATGCATGGCCAGGGACATGGATCTGGACATTCCTCAGGATGACCCTGCCTTCGAAGCCATATATTCCAAGAGAAACCAAAAGCTCAATAA GATTCCTTCGGATGTATTGCACACTATGCCAACGACTCTACTTCACAGTGTGGAGGGAATGGCACACTTGGACTGGAAAAGGCTGCTTCCGTTGCAGTGTTCAGACGGCTCCTTTTTTTCATCACCCGCAGCCACAGCTCACGCTTTGAAGGAAACAGGCGACCTAAAATGCCTCAATTTCCTTGACGAAGTCATCAAAAGGTTTGAAGGCGGAG CGTCCTGTGTCCATCCTGTGGATTTATTCGAGCGTTTATGGGCGGTTGATCGATTGACGCGTCTGGGGATATCGAGGCACTTCACCAGGGAAATCGAGGAGTGCTTAGATTATACTTACAG GTACTGGACTGAAAATGGGCTGAGCCACGCAGGGTCCTGTGCAGCTTCGGATATCGACGATACTGCGATGGGCTTCCGTCTCCTCCGTTTGCATGGCTACCATGTCAATCCAT GTGTGTTTAAGAAATTCGAGAAGGACGGCGAATTCTTCTGCTTCCCAAGGCAGTCGAGCCAATCTGTCACGGCCATTTACAACACATACCGTGCTGCTCAGGTCGCGTTTCCTGGCAAGAAGGACGACGTCCTTCGGCGGGCCGAGCGGTATTGCCGCACATTTCTCCAGGAGAGGCGCGCCTCCAACAAACTCAGCGACAAGTGGGTCATTCCCAAGGATTTGCCAGGTGAG GTAGGATACGCACTGGACTTCCCCTGGAAAGCAAGTTTGCCACGGATCGAAACAAGGTTGTATCTAGAGCAATATGGAGGCAGCGACGACGTGTGGATTGGAAAGGTCCTCTATAG AATGCCTCTGGTCAACAATGACCTGTACCTAAAGGCGGCGAAGGCTGATTTCTACAATTTCCAGCAAATGTGCCGACTTGAGTGGCATGACCTGAAAAG GTGGTATGACAGGAATAATCTGCAAATGCATGGTCTGTCTGAAAGTAGCGCACTGAGAGCTTACTTCTTAGCTGCAGCCAACATCTTTGAACCGAACCGAGCAGCGGAGCGCCTGGCATGGGCTCGCACGGTGATACTTACCGATGTTGTCTCCGCCTACTTTCAACGCAACGGTTGTGCTCCGGACTTGAGAGAACGGCTTAGTACTAGTAACCTCACTCGCGACCGCCACCACAGTCTATCAAG GGTAGCAATAATGGATTGGACAGAAAATAGCATACTACATGTTCTTCAGGAGCTGATCATGGACCTTGGCAAATTTGACAGTGCCACCGACACTCTTCGCAAAGCT TGGAAGGATTGGCTTATGGCATGGACTGCAGAGGAGAGAAGTGGACCATGTGAATGGAGTACAGCGTTGTTGTTAGTTCGCACAATCGAGGTCTGCTCAGGAAGACACAATTCGACCGACCATCAGCTGAACGTTTGGGAGTATACCCAGCTAGAGGAGCTCACATCTTCAATATGCCGCAAACTCGCATCTAGGGTTCTTGCAAAG CGTGGACATAGAATGGAAAACATAGAGGATATAGACCGACAAGTGGATTTGGAGATGGGAGAACTCGCTCATCACGCTCTCCAGAGCTGCAACGGTATCAGAAAACTGACCGGGCAGACTTTTCTCCACGTGGTGAAGAGTTTCAACTACGTCGCCCTTTGCTCATATGAAACAATTGATTGCCATATCTACAAAGTCTTATTGGAAGATGTCATTTGA
- the LOC123164197 gene encoding histone H3.2: MARTKQTARKSTGGKAPRKQLATKAARKSAPATGGVKKPHRFRPGTVALREIRKYQKSTELLIRKLPFQRLVREIAQDFKTDLRFQSSAVSALQEAAEAYLVGLFEDTNLCAIHAKRVTIMPKDIQLARRIRGERA; encoded by the coding sequence ATGGCCCGCACGAAGCAGACGGCGCGCAAGTCCACCGGCGGCAAGGCGCCGAGGAAGCAGCTGGCGACCAAGGCCGCCCGCAAGTCGGCCCCGGCCACCGGCGGCGTGAAGAAGCCCCACCGCTTCCGCCCCGGCACCGTCGCGCTCCGGGAGATCCGCAAGTACCAGAAGAGCACGGAGCTGCTCATCCGCAAGCTCCCCTTCCAGCGCCTCGTGAGGGAGATCGCGCAGGACTTCAAGACCGACCTCAggttccagagctccgccgtctCCGCCCTGCAGGAGGCCGCCGAGGCGTACCTGGTGGGGCTGTTCGAGGACACCAACCTGTGCGCCATCCACGCCAAGCGCGTCACcatcatgcccaaggacatccaGCTCGCCCGCCGCATCCGCGGGGAGCGCGCCTAG